The stretch of DNA GACCCGTCCAAAGGCGGGGTGACGGTGATCGACGTCCCCTCACGCAGCACCCTGAAGTCGTTCGCCACTGGCTCCGGGCACCACGAAATCGCCTTCAGCGCCGACTCGCGCTACGCCTTTGTCAGCAACCGCGATGGTGGCACCCTGAGCATCATCGACATCGCCGAGATGCGCCTGCTGAAAACCCTGGAGGTCGGCCCGCACCCGCTGTCGGTGGCCTACTCGGCACTGTCCCAGGCGGTTTACGTGGCCGACGGTGAAGAAGGCACGGTGCGGGTGATCGATGCCCGCAGCCACCAGTTGCGCCACATCGTCAAGGCCGAGCAGGGCCTGGGGCCGATGCGCTTCAGCAGCGATGGCCGCTACGGCATCGTGCTCAACACCGTGGACAATCAGGCCCTGGTGATCGATGCCAGTACCGACAAGCTGATCCACCGCGTTCCGGTGGCGGCCGAGCCTTACCAGCTGACCTTCACCAAAGGCTACGCCTACATACGCGGCCTGGCCTCACCCAAGGTCAGCATGATCAACCTGAGCAGCCTGGGCGAAGGGCGCCAGCCGATCGTGCAGGGCTTCGAGGCCGGCCCCGCGGCGCCGCGCCAGGCCGGTGACCTGCCATTGGCCCAGGGCTTGTCGGTGTCGCGTGACGACAACTCGGTGTTCGTGGTCAACCCGGTGGACAACACCACCTACTTCTACGCCGAAGGCATGAATGCCCCGATGTCCGGCTACAACAACCGTGGCCACCAGGCCCGCGCGACCCTGGTCATCGACCGCAGCCTGCGCGAGCTTGCACCGGGGGTGTATGGCTCGACGGTGAAAATGCCGGCGGCGGGCACGTTCGACGTGGCCTTCCTGCTCAACCAGCCGCAGATCATCCACTGCTTCAGCACCGATGTGGCCGCAGCGCCAGATGCCAGCAAGCGCCGGGGGGCGCATGCCGAGTTCATCGGCCTCGATCAGCCAATGCCCCAGCAGACGGTGTTCACCGCCAGGGTGCGCATTGTTGGCGACGACGGCCGGCCGCGGGTCGGCCTCGCCGACCTGACCCTGCGCTATTTCCTCGCGCCCTCGTCGCTGCCGCGCAACCTGCCGCTCGAAGAGGTGGGCGAGGGCGTGTACCAGGCGGCGCTGACCTTGCCCGAAGCGGGTGCCTGGTACCTGCATGTGCAGTCGCCGTCGCTCGGGCGCAAGTTCACCGAAGAAAACTACACCAGCCTGCGCGTGCTGCCAGCCGCCGAAGCTGCCGCTTCCCAGACCCAAGTGAGGAATGTGCGATGAACGCCAAGCATTCTTTTCAGTTGCTTGCCCTGAGCCTGGCACTGTCCAGCAACCTGGCGCTGGCCCATGCCGGTCATGACCACGACGGCCACGCCGGGCAGCCACCTGCGGCCCACCAGGAAAAAACCAGCGTGCGTTTTGCCGATGTTCCGCTGCTCAACCAGGACGGCATGCCGGTGCGCCTGGAGAAAGACCTGGTGGGCGAGCGGCTGGTGGTCATGGGGTTCATCTACACCAGCTGCACCACGGTGTGCCCGGTGGTGTCGTCGATCATGGGCAAGGTCCAGCAACAGCTGGGTGGGCGTGTGGGCGAGGAGATCCAGCTGGTGTCGATCAGCGTCGACCCGCAGCGTGACGACGCCAAACGCCTGCAGACCTACGCCAGGTCCTTCCAGCACGGCCCGGGCTGGAGCTGGCTGACCGGCTCGCAGTACGCCATTACCGAAACCCTCAAGGGCCTGGGCAGCTTCAGCGCCGACCTTAGCCAGCACCCACCGCTGATCCTGGTCGGCGACGGCCGCACTGGCCACTGGACCCGCTACTACGGCTTCACCGACCCGGCCGTGCTGGTCGAGGAAATCAACCGCCTTAGCGCCCGCCGCGTGCACGCCAAGAGCACCGCCATCGCCGAACACCATGAGGTGCAGCCATGAGCAGCGCAGCCCGTCACACCACGATGCGCAGCACCGACTGGCTGGCCCTGGTGGCCGTGCTGTGGATCCTCAGCTCGGTCGCTTTCGCCCACGACGGCCATGCACCGCAAGGGCCCAGCCCGCAGCCGGCGCCGCCGGCCATGACCAGCGGCGGCGGCACCCGCGATGCGCAGGCCTGGTTCACCGACACCGTGCTCAAGGACCAGAACGGCCGCGCACTGCGCTTCTACAGCGATGTGCTCAAGGACAAGGTGGTGATGCTCAACGTGATCTTCACCCATTGCACCGACGCCTGCCCGCTGATCACCCGCAAGCTGCGTGACGTGCGCGATGCCATGGGGCCGGAACTGGCCAGCCAGGTGACCTTCGTGTCGATCAGCAGTGACCCGCTCAACGACACCCCGGCGGCGCTCAAGGCGTTTGCCGAGAAGCAAGGCGTGGACAGCGCCAACTGGCTGTTCCTGACTGGTGACAAGGCTGATGTCGACCTGGTGCTGGGGCGCATTGGCCAGTTCCTGCCCAGCCCAGAGCAGCACTCGACCCAGCTGATTGCCGGCGACGTGGCTGGCAAGCGCTGGAGCAAGATCCGCCCGGATGCACCGCCCGCCGCCATCGCCCAGCGCATGCAGTTGCTGGCTCAGCCATTGGCCGGGCGCTAGCAGCCATGGCCCGGCCCCTGTTGGAGCAGTTGCGTGATGCCTGTAGGAGCGGCCTTGCGTCGCGAAAGGGGCGCGTAGCGGCCCCTGGATTTCAGCTTCGCCGCAAAGATCGCCGGGGCTGCTGCGCAACCCTTTCGCGACGCAAGGCCGCTCCTACTGGGGTTTGCTTTCTCCTGGTGGTTTATCTGCTGGAGATGTTCAGTAGTTCGGCATGGGCCTTGGAACTCACCGCCAACGAGCAAGCCGGCAAGCGCCTGTACCGGCTCGGGGTATCGGCCAGCGACGCACAGCTGGTGGCGCGCGTCGGCGCCAGCGGCATGAGCGTCCCCGCCAGCGTGCTGCCCTGTGCCAGTTGCCACGGCACTGACGGGCGCGGGCGCGCCGAAGGCGGGGTTCGCCCGCCCAGCCTCGACTGGCAGCGCCTGGCGCTGGGGCAGGGTGAGCGGCAAAGCAACGGTCGCAGCTACCCGGCCTACAGCGACGGCACGTTGGCCCGCGCCATCCAGCACGGCGTCGATCCGGCCGGTAATCGCCTGGACGTGGCCATGCCACGTTTTGAGCTGACCTTGGCCGACCAGCGCAACCTCACGGCTTATCTCAAGCGCCTGGGCGAAGAGCGCGACCCTGGCGTGGAAGAGGGCGTGCTGCGCCTGGGGACCCTGCTGCCAG from Pseudomonas putida encodes:
- a CDS encoding cytochrome D1 domain-containing protein is translated as MYNYKKTRPAVLGVVLGAALIGLGVVYENLWCDARELLQEPADPHALHRLSRDGVTVEFEARPLAGGELREGAFANVRFKVTDQASGQPLSGLAPGAWIDPAQSAPLEGGNRDQSCKARVALFLKSSIGARPLLDLNSYFLLVLNKDASLTVIDPTVSVGGITSTLARIDLPGRPVDWEATGDDKQVFVSIPERGQVAVIDTETFTRVANLDAGQSPVRVVLQPDQHRLWVGNNSSDPSKGGVTVIDVPSRSTLKSFATGSGHHEIAFSADSRYAFVSNRDGGTLSIIDIAEMRLLKTLEVGPHPLSVAYSALSQAVYVADGEEGTVRVIDARSHQLRHIVKAEQGLGPMRFSSDGRYGIVLNTVDNQALVIDASTDKLIHRVPVAAEPYQLTFTKGYAYIRGLASPKVSMINLSSLGEGRQPIVQGFEAGPAAPRQAGDLPLAQGLSVSRDDNSVFVVNPVDNTTYFYAEGMNAPMSGYNNRGHQARATLVIDRSLRELAPGVYGSTVKMPAAGTFDVAFLLNQPQIIHCFSTDVAAAPDASKRRGAHAEFIGLDQPMPQQTVFTARVRIVGDDGRPRVGLADLTLRYFLAPSSLPRNLPLEEVGEGVYQAALTLPEAGAWYLHVQSPSLGRKFTEENYTSLRVLPAAEAAASQTQVRNVR
- a CDS encoding SCO family protein; translated protein: MNAKHSFQLLALSLALSSNLALAHAGHDHDGHAGQPPAAHQEKTSVRFADVPLLNQDGMPVRLEKDLVGERLVVMGFIYTSCTTVCPVVSSIMGKVQQQLGGRVGEEIQLVSISVDPQRDDAKRLQTYARSFQHGPGWSWLTGSQYAITETLKGLGSFSADLSQHPPLILVGDGRTGHWTRYYGFTDPAVLVEEINRLSARRVHAKSTAIAEHHEVQP
- a CDS encoding SCO family protein, whose product is MRSTDWLALVAVLWILSSVAFAHDGHAPQGPSPQPAPPAMTSGGGTRDAQAWFTDTVLKDQNGRALRFYSDVLKDKVVMLNVIFTHCTDACPLITRKLRDVRDAMGPELASQVTFVSISSDPLNDTPAALKAFAEKQGVDSANWLFLTGDKADVDLVLGRIGQFLPSPEQHSTQLIAGDVAGKRWSKIRPDAPPAAIAQRMQLLAQPLAGR